GCGGCGAAGGCGGCATCGGGGTCCTTCAGCAGGTGGCCAGTCGTCAGACAGACCACCGATTCGTCGGCATCAATCTCGCCGGACGCCCGGAGTTTTCGAAGGCCAGCAACCGAGGCCGCCGAGGCCGGTTCGACACCGATTCCCTCGCCAGCAAGCTGGCGTTGTGCGTCGGTGATCTCCTCGTCAGTGACCGCGACCGCCGTCCCACCGGTGTTGCGGATTCCGGGCAGTGCCTTCGGTGCGTTGACCGGGTTACCGATTCGGATCGCGGTCGCCTTCGTCTCGACGTGCTCCCAGCGCCGAACTTCGTCGTTGCCTTCGCGTACTGCTTCGACCATCGGCGCGGCTCCCTCGGCTTGAACGCCGGTGAGTTTCGGCACCTGATCCTCGTCGAGTGAGCCACTCTGGACGAGTTCGCGGAATGCCTTGTAGAGCGCCGAGGTGTTGCCCGCGTTGCCGACCGGCAGCACGATCCGGTCGGGGTACTCGCCGTAGTCTTCGTAATGTTCTTCGAGAATCTCGAAGCCAATCGTCTTCTGTCCTTCAAGTCGGAAGGGGTTCAGCGAGTTCAGCAGGTAGGCCTCACCGAGGGCCGCGAGGTCCTGCACGATGTCGAGACAGCTATCGAAGTTGCCGTCGACTTCCAGAATTCGTGCGCCGTGCAGACTTGCCTGTGCGATCTTCCCGGCCGCAACTTTGCCCGAGGGCAACAGGACGAGGGTTTCCATCCCGCCGCGAGCACCGTAGGCGGCGAGTGCCGCGCTGGTGTTGCCGGTCGAGGCGCAGGCCAAGCGGTCGACGCCGAGTTCTTCGGCGACCCGGACGCCGACGGTCATGCCGCGGTCCTTGAACGAGCCGGTGGGGTTCATCCCCTCGTGTTTGATGCGGAGTTTGTCGACGCCGATATCCTCGCGGAGTCGCGGCACCTCGTGGAGGGGAGTGTCACCCTCGGGGAGCGTGACGCCGACCTCGAAGGGGAGGCCAGCGTTGTATCGCCAGACGCCGCGACCTTCGAACTCATCGAACGTCGGTGGGTTGGCGTACCGGACCTCTAGGAGGCCGTCGCAGTCGTCACACGTGTAGCGGATGTCCTCGAAGGGGCCGAACTGTTCGGCACACTCGATACATTCCAGCCAGACGCCGTCGTCGTTGGCACAGGCCGGGGCGGGTTGGGCCGGTGCAGACAGCTCAAGACTCATTATCTAATCCTGACGTGGCGGCCTCAAAAACGGGTCGGTTGTCGGTGGGACCGTCACTCTAGTTCGGCCATCCGCTTTTCATGATACCGTTCGAAGCCGTAAAGTCCGAGGCCCACGAGCAGGACCAGCACCCCCAGTGGAATCAGGAGTCCTGAACTAACAAGGGCGAAAACGAACGACAGGACGAGCAACAACAGCCCGATACCGATGATGTCTGTGGAGTCCATACGAATCAGTTAGTCGACTATCACATATATGTTGGCTATCTGACTTATGCGACCAGACGCTCAGTCGCCGAACCCGTCGATGGAGTCGTGGACTGCCTCGGCCCACTCGTCGAGGGCCTCGTGGAGCATCGTTTTCGCTGTCGGCAGGTCGACCGCGGTGTACTGATAGACGTAGCCGCCGGGGTCCAGCAGGCGGCGCTCCCGGTCGACAAGTCCCTTCTCGCGGAGCGTCGACAGCGAGCGGTTGACGTTGCTCCGGTCGCGGTCGAGCGTGTTGGCGAGTTCCTCGACGGTGCTGCCGGGGCAGTCGAGCAGCGTGAGATAGGTTCGGCTCTCGTGGTCACGGATGCCGAAGACACAGGAGAGAATGTGGGTGAACTCCGGATCTGTATTGCCGACGAGGTTTTCGATGTCGGGCGACTGCGTCATAATCTTCGTTAGGGGTGACCCACAGTAAAACTATCCGGCTTTCGGGCAGCCGGTTGTGGGGTTATTTTCCATACCCCATCTCCTGGACACAGTTTCGCATTTCGCTCTCGTCGCTGTGTTTGTGGAGTCGTGTCGGCGTATCACAGTAGTAGAGTTCGCCGTCGTACCGGAGGCTGATCTCTTTGGGTTGCCCAAGCATCTCGACGGTCACCAAAATTCGTCGACCCGCTTTGAGTTCGTCGACGATCTCGTCGGCTGTCCGTTCGCCGGGGTCGATGCGTAACGGCTCGGTCATTGTGCAGTGTTTGGAAGGGGCTCCCTTAGGCTGTTGGGTCCCTCGGATTTCAGTTCGTCGTCGACTTGGTATCGTCGCTTTCGGAAGGTGGCGGCTCGACACCTTCGGCGGCTTCGACGTTTGCGGTATCCTTCTCGGTGGTGACGTGCCAACGGTCGATGGTGTCTTCGTACTCGCCGAGCTGTTGGGAGACCTGCTCTTTGAGGTCGTCGTCGTTGACGTTCACCTCGAAAATGAACTCCTCTTCGCCGTTGTCGCCTTGGGCTGTCTTCTGAATATTCGCGCTGATTAGATCGTTGTCGAAGTAGTAGGGCGCGAGCTGTGTCATCACCTTTTCGTACACTGTGGTTTCGACAGTCCGAATCGCCTTTCGGCTCACCGAGTCCGCCGCCCGGGTCACGTAGTCGATGGAGTCCTGCCATCGTTCGACTGCGCCCTCGTCGTCGCCGTCTTCCATCTTGTCGTAAGACTCCGAGAGCTTCTCGCCTGCGGTCCGTACGTCGTCGGTCGCCGCCTTCCCGGCCTTCTCGCCCTCGCCTTCGGCAACGCTGGCTTGATCTGCGGTCTTCTTGTTCACGTCTTTGTTCAGCCGCTCGTGGGCCTTGGGTCGCCACTCGTTCCACTCATCGAACGCCTCGGCGAACGACCCCTCCTCGGCTGTGCCCGTCTCCCGGAGTGACTGAGTGATGCGCTCGCCGTGTTCGACGACCTCGCCCCACTCGCCGCGTACTTTGAATCCGGAGATGCTCTCTTCCATCTCGTTGGAAACCTCCTACGAAGTCCGGCTACATAAACTTCGTTGACCAGTGCCACCACGTCGACTGTCACTGTCGACCACTCGCGCCACAACCGGAATCACGTCCGTTCTTATATATCGAGGCCATTGCAGACAGCGTCTATGGCGCTCGTCGCCGAGTTCGATATTCCGTGCGAACAGCTCCCGCTTGTCAGCGTTGCGGCTGCGGTCCCAGCCGCGACGGTAGTCCTCACACTTCAATTTAACCACGGAAATCGACCACAGTTTCTCATCACCGTCACTGATGGCTCACAGCCAGCCGTCGAGACGGCTCTCTCGGAAGCCGTCGACGTGGCGGCGTACACGCTGATCGGAGAAGCAGGTGATACTCTGCGCTACAAGGCCGAGCCAGCACTCAGCTTGGCCGAACAGCTCGGCGCTCAGATTGATGACCTCTCCGAACTAGAGGCGCTTGCCACCGAAGACGCGATCATCGACCGGATCGAGGTGACCGACAACGGCTGGACCCAAACTGGGTGGTTCGCCAACAGGGAGGCGTTCACCGAGTTCCGAACCTTCTGGCAGCAGAACACCGGGTTTCGACTCAGTCGACTCACCCACGAGGGAGAGCCCGAATCTCCCGGTAATGGGCTCACCGACCGCCAAACTGAAGCGCTTCGGACGGCCTACGAACTGGGCTACTTCGACATCCCCCGCGGAGCCTCGCTAGAAGACGTCGCCACCGAGTTAGACATCTCCGCGTCGTCGGTCTCAGAACGCCTGCGCCGGGCCCAGACCCAACTCATCGAAGAGACGGTCGCACCGATGTGGCCGCCACTGCCCAACTGACCACTGAAACAACACAGCCAGCGTCGACTGTGATGTCGCGCGACCAGCGTTGACCGCGGCTCTTTATTTAAACTACCGGACGACTGAGAGACACGCCTACCCGACTATCGTCCCTAGCAGTAAATCCTGATGCAGACAGTCACGTCGACAGACGGCACTCGGATTGCGTACGAAGAACATGGTACTGGTCACCCCCTCGTCCTGCTCCATGGTGGCTCCGCGACACGCCACAGTTGGGGCCCGCTCATCCCGCATCTCGCTGCGGAGTTCAGACTCATCGTTCCCGACCGACGAGGACGCGGTGAGAGCGGCGACGGCGACGACTACAGCCTTGCCCGTGAGGTCCAAGATCTTCGCTCGCTGGTCGACAACATTGAGGGCGATGTCTCGGTGTTCGGCCACTCTTTTGGCGGTCTCGTTGCCCTCGCGGCAGCCGCCGAGACCGACATCCAGCGACTCATCCTCTACGAGCCAGCGCTACTGGTCGGCGACCATCGTGGCGACAACCTCGCGGCTCGCATGCGAGAGCAGGTTGCAGCAGGTGACCGAGAGGAGGCGATGAAACTCTTTTATCGGGAGGGTGCTGGAATCCCCGACCCGGAGGCGTTGCCGATCTGGCCCGCGAAGTTCGACTTCGATCTCGTCGACACGGTCATTCGGGAGAACGCCGCTGTCGAGGGCTACGAACTGCCCAGTGAGGTCGACATCGTGGCTCCCACACTCCTCCTGACGGGCGACCGCGGGCCGCCGCATCTCGGCGATGCCGTGCGGACGCTTGATGATCAGCTCTCGGAGAGCCGCCTCGTGGAACTCGACGGCGTCGGTCACATTGGAACTCAGACGGCACCCGAACGGGTCGCAACAGAGATTAGATCGTTCTTGCAGGAACCGATCCCGCAAGCATAACACCGGCGATATTCCCCGTCGACAGTGCCAGCAGCCGAACGAGACAGCTTGTACCCCAGTTTTCCTCCACACCTTTCAATTACGCCCGGTTTGTCCCACGTTGCCACTCCATACCTGTCAACCCGAGACAGCACTGTTTTCACCGTCCCGACTAATCGATCTGTATGGCAAACCCAACCGCAACCCTCGTGACGAACCACGGCGAGATCGTCGTCGAACTGTTCGAAGAGCGCGCCCCCAACACCGTCGGCAACTTCATCGGTCTCGCAACCGGCTCGAAAGAGTGGACCGACCCCGAATCGGGCGACACCGTCGAAAACGAACCGCTGTACGACGACGTCATCTTCCACCGAATCATCGAGGACTTCATGATTCAGGGTGGCGACCCAACCGGCACCGGCCGCGGCGGCCCCGGCTACCAGTTCGACGACGAGTTCCACGACGAACTCACTCACGACAGCGCCGGCACGCTGTCGATGGCCAACTCCGGGCCAAACACCAACGGCTCGCAGTTCTTCATCACCCTTGATGCTACCCCGCACCTCGACGGCAAACACTCCGTCTTCGGCGAAGTCATCGAAGGGATGGACACCGTCGAAGAGATCGGCTCGGTCCGAACTGACCGCAAAGACAAGCCACGCGACGAGGTCGTCCTCGAAACGGTCGACGTCGAGTGGAACTAGTCGACCACCGCTCTCGCCGTTGACTCCTCGTTTGTGCTGTTTTACTAACTATACGTTCCGTTCTGTAACCGAGCGGTCAGTTTGCGGTCCGATATAAATACTTGCGACAACGCTTATCAGTGGCCATGGTATATCTTACCATGGATAGTATGTTCGAGCAATTTTCCGGCGGCTACTACCTCGGGGAACTGTACGTTGAACCGCATGATTGCGACCGTGCGGTCATCCAGCGCGAAGACCACGAAGCGGTCAACGAGCAGCTGTATGCCGACGGCGAGGGCGTCGAGCGGCTCGACGCGCCGCTCGTCATGAAGGTCGACAACACACACTTCCCAGTCCTCGGCGACGAGGGAGTCCCGTCGGGAACACTTGCAGTTCCGGCGGAGCTACTTGAGGAGGGGTCGGCGAGCAAGCGCGAGGTACTGTTGGCGAAGGCCAACCGGGCGATGGAACTCCTTCGCTACTCCGGCTGGCAGGCAGTAGCCGGCACCTAACGGTCGACGTTAGTTGGTGCCTAACAGTCGACCCAACGTTTCAAGTTCGCTGAACACCCCCTTGGAGTATGCTTGATGCACTGCTCGGACGGGCCGAACTCAAGGAACGTATCGAGGAGTTGACCGAGGAAAAACACCACTTAGAGCGACAGCTGGAGGCCGAATCCGAGCGGCGAGCCGACGCGGTCAGCGACCGGCAGGCGGCCGAAAAGCGAGTTAATCAGCTCGAAGACAAGATTACCGAACTCGAAGACCGCGTCGACCAAAGCGAGACGGCGACCGACCGATCCGTTCGAGGGACCGAATCGCTCCGTGGCGGTCGACTCGCCGAGATACTCGACCGACTCCGCTCGTTCAAGACCGGTCCCGAGGGCGCACTGAGTGCCGTCATCGAGGGCGAGGACGCCTCGCTCCCCGACTCAGTGAGCGACGTGGCTGGCGACTGCGGACCGCTGGTTCGCGGCGTCGCCCCGACAATCTACTACACTGACGACGCGGGACTGATTTCGGTGGCGCTTCGGCCACCGCTGCTGCCCGAGGCGTTCGTCGACTGGAACGATTCGTTCCGGGTCGACGAGGCGTGGTTCCGGCCGACTGGCACCCTCGTCTTCGGCGTGGTTCGGGCCGACGTGTTCGCGGTTGGTGTCT
This sequence is a window from Halohasta litchfieldiae. Protein-coding genes within it:
- a CDS encoding alpha/beta fold hydrolase, with the translated sequence MQTVTSTDGTRIAYEEHGTGHPLVLLHGGSATRHSWGPLIPHLAAEFRLIVPDRRGRGESGDGDDYSLAREVQDLRSLVDNIEGDVSVFGHSFGGLVALAAAAETDIQRLILYEPALLVGDHRGDNLAARMREQVAAGDREEAMKLFYREGAGIPDPEALPIWPAKFDFDLVDTVIRENAAVEGYELPSEVDIVAPTLLLTGDRGPPHLGDAVRTLDDQLSESRLVELDGVGHIGTQTAPERVATEIRSFLQEPIPQA
- a CDS encoding DUF5828 family protein — its product is MEESISGFKVRGEWGEVVEHGERITQSLRETGTAEEGSFAEAFDEWNEWRPKAHERLNKDVNKKTADQASVAEGEGEKAGKAATDDVRTAGEKLSESYDKMEDGDDEGAVERWQDSIDYVTRAADSVSRKAIRTVETTVYEKVMTQLAPYYFDNDLISANIQKTAQGDNGEEEFIFEVNVNDDDLKEQVSQQLGEYEDTIDRWHVTTEKDTANVEAAEGVEPPPSESDDTKSTTN
- a CDS encoding helix-turn-helix domain-containing protein, whose protein sequence is MALVAEFDIPCEQLPLVSVAAAVPAATVVLTLQFNHGNRPQFLITVTDGSQPAVETALSEAVDVAAYTLIGEAGDTLRYKAEPALSLAEQLGAQIDDLSELEALATEDAIIDRIEVTDNGWTQTGWFANREAFTEFRTFWQQNTGFRLSRLTHEGEPESPGNGLTDRQTEALRTAYELGYFDIPRGASLEDVATELDISASSVSERLRRAQTQLIEETVAPMWPPLPN
- the thrC gene encoding threonine synthase, which translates into the protein MSLELSAPAQPAPACANDDGVWLECIECAEQFGPFEDIRYTCDDCDGLLEVRYANPPTFDEFEGRGVWRYNAGLPFEVGVTLPEGDTPLHEVPRLREDIGVDKLRIKHEGMNPTGSFKDRGMTVGVRVAEELGVDRLACASTGNTSAALAAYGARGGMETLVLLPSGKVAAGKIAQASLHGARILEVDGNFDSCLDIVQDLAALGEAYLLNSLNPFRLEGQKTIGFEILEEHYEDYGEYPDRIVLPVGNAGNTSALYKAFRELVQSGSLDEDQVPKLTGVQAEGAAPMVEAVREGNDEVRRWEHVETKATAIRIGNPVNAPKALPGIRNTGGTAVAVTDEEITDAQRQLAGEGIGVEPASAASVAGLRKLRASGEIDADESVVCLTTGHLLKDPDAAFAAGDDPEPVPNDTDAVLEHINTDASISGRVSKRVSNTVDSTLLTVLAGGLGIAYLGYRKLRSKSE
- a CDS encoding helix-turn-helix domain-containing protein encodes the protein MTQSPDIENLVGNTDPEFTHILSCVFGIRDHESRTYLTLLDCPGSTVEELANTLDRDRSNVNRSLSTLREKGLVDRERRLLDPGGYVYQYTAVDLPTAKTMLHEALDEWAEAVHDSIDGFGD
- a CDS encoding Vms1/Ankzf1 family peptidyl-tRNA hydrolase, with amino-acid sequence MLDALLGRAELKERIEELTEEKHHLERQLEAESERRADAVSDRQAAEKRVNQLEDKITELEDRVDQSETATDRSVRGTESLRGGRLAEILDRLRSFKTGPEGALSAVIEGEDASLPDSVSDVAGDCGPLVRGVAPTIYYTDDAGLISVALRPPLLPEAFVDWNDSFRVDEAWFRPTGTLVFGVVRADVFAVGVYEGTERLDYAGFESNVKSDHSKGGFSQDRFERIRNEQIDDHLDEARERLTDKIDAVDPDRVILTGEQSILTQLDDLADHTASTDAGGKPEAALDHAFSDFWTTRLVTF
- a CDS encoding DUF5802 family protein; translation: MFEQFSGGYYLGELYVEPHDCDRAVIQREDHEAVNEQLYADGEGVERLDAPLVMKVDNTHFPVLGDEGVPSGTLAVPAELLEEGSASKREVLLAKANRAMELLRYSGWQAVAGT
- a CDS encoding peptidylprolyl isomerase; translated protein: MANPTATLVTNHGEIVVELFEERAPNTVGNFIGLATGSKEWTDPESGDTVENEPLYDDVIFHRIIEDFMIQGGDPTGTGRGGPGYQFDDEFHDELTHDSAGTLSMANSGPNTNGSQFFITLDATPHLDGKHSVFGEVIEGMDTVEEIGSVRTDRKDKPRDEVVLETVDVEWN